Proteins from a single region of Acidovorax sp. NCPPB 3576:
- the rsfS gene encoding ribosome silencing factor: protein MTTSSKSESAAKKDVTKLQRAIVDGLEDVKAQDIQVFNTEHLSPLFERVIVASGTSNRQTKALAASVRDAVREAGFGKPRIEGEDNGEWIIVDCGAAVAHIMQPAIRQYYRLEEIWGDTPVRLKLGAAKPKAAEGTAGVAKKKPAAKKAAAAPAQPARKPGVSKVAAKSPAAAPQKAGAKPPARTAGKPGARGTVKQAAPAKTTAKTTARTPVKAAGKATAKTVAKAPIQTLIVKPIAKKPAGKPAAKRAPGRSSAAAAPKAAPRTATTAKTAAKPQRPAAKKSPTRRG, encoded by the coding sequence ATGACCACCTCCTCCAAATCGGAATCCGCTGCCAAGAAAGACGTCACCAAACTCCAGCGCGCCATCGTCGATGGCCTGGAGGACGTCAAAGCGCAAGACATCCAGGTGTTCAACACCGAGCACCTGTCGCCGCTCTTCGAGCGCGTGATCGTGGCGTCGGGCACGTCCAACCGCCAGACCAAGGCATTGGCGGCCAGCGTGCGCGATGCGGTGCGTGAAGCGGGCTTCGGCAAGCCCCGCATCGAGGGCGAGGACAACGGCGAGTGGATCATCGTGGACTGCGGCGCCGCCGTGGCGCACATCATGCAGCCGGCCATCCGCCAGTACTATCGCCTGGAAGAGATCTGGGGCGACACCCCTGTTCGCCTGAAGCTCGGCGCCGCCAAGCCCAAGGCCGCGGAAGGCACGGCTGGCGTTGCCAAGAAAAAGCCCGCTGCCAAGAAAGCCGCTGCCGCACCGGCGCAACCGGCCCGCAAGCCCGGCGTGAGCAAGGTGGCTGCCAAGTCGCCTGCGGCCGCACCCCAGAAGGCAGGCGCCAAGCCCCCGGCCAGGACAGCCGGAAAGCCGGGTGCCCGTGGCACCGTGAAGCAGGCCGCGCCTGCGAAGACGACCGCTAAAACCACGGCCAGAACGCCTGTGAAAGCGGCTGGCAAGGCGACCGCGAAGACGGTGGCCAAAGCCCCCATCCAGACCTTGATCGTCAAGCCCATCGCCAAGAAGCCGGCGGGCAAGCCTGCCGCCAAGCGGGCCCCTGGCCGCTCCTCGGCGGCTGCAGCCCCCAAAGCCGCACCCCGGACTGCCACGACGGCGAAGACGGCCGCCAAGCCGCAGCGCCCCGCTGCCAAGAAGTCGCCCACCCGCAGGGGTTGA
- the rlmH gene encoding 23S rRNA (pseudouridine(1915)-N(3))-methyltransferase RlmH has product MKLLIVAVGQRVPDWAQTAYDDYAKRFPPELKVEIKAVKTEPRGSKTLETLYAAERERIEAAIPRGTRVVALDERGTSLTTKALAERLKGWQLGGDDVALVIGGPDGLDPAFRQLAHERIRLSDLTLPHAMVRVLLIEQLYRAWSVNAGHPYHRE; this is encoded by the coding sequence ATGAAGCTGTTGATCGTGGCCGTGGGCCAGCGTGTGCCCGACTGGGCGCAGACGGCCTACGACGACTACGCCAAGCGGTTTCCGCCGGAGCTGAAGGTCGAGATCAAGGCGGTCAAGACCGAGCCGCGCGGCTCCAAAACGCTGGAGACGCTATACGCCGCCGAGCGCGAGCGCATCGAGGCTGCCATACCCCGCGGCACCCGCGTGGTGGCGCTGGACGAGCGGGGCACGTCCCTCACTACGAAAGCACTTGCAGAGCGCCTCAAAGGCTGGCAATTGGGGGGGGACGATGTGGCCCTGGTCATCGGCGGGCCCGATGGTTTGGACCCTGCGTTTCGACAGTTAGCGCATGAACGCATACGGCTGTCCGATCTCACATTGCCGCACGCCATGGTGCGTGTGCTGCTGATCGAACAGCTCTACCGGGCCTGGTCGGTGAACGCGGGGCATCCCTACCACCGCGAATAG
- a CDS encoding GNAT family N-acetyltransferase, with amino-acid sequence MTFFPTLETPRLRLRKMVASDAPALLSMHADAESRQWAGYNAIRDLEGALDFVNWADQLTLMPVPGFCWAIERKGVPGMIGQCNFTHCDATALSAALGYELASPYQGQGFMNEAIGRVLNWCFLHLQLMRISASVHSDNVSSIRMLQRWGFQCEGLLRSAGFWDGRHHDLLSFSLLATEFAPACTRQAQERSVAAAPVICIPSAQAERAEA; translated from the coding sequence ATGACCTTCTTTCCCACACTGGAGACACCGCGGCTCAGGCTGCGCAAGATGGTGGCATCCGATGCACCGGCCCTGCTCTCCATGCACGCGGATGCGGAATCAAGGCAGTGGGCCGGCTACAACGCGATCCGCGATCTGGAAGGCGCATTGGATTTCGTGAACTGGGCCGACCAATTAACGCTGATGCCGGTTCCTGGGTTCTGCTGGGCCATCGAGCGCAAGGGCGTGCCAGGCATGATCGGGCAATGCAACTTCACGCATTGCGACGCCACCGCGCTCAGCGCCGCGCTGGGCTATGAGCTGGCGTCGCCATACCAGGGCCAGGGCTTCATGAACGAGGCGATTGGCAGGGTGCTGAACTGGTGCTTCCTTCACCTGCAACTGATGCGAATCAGTGCGAGCGTCCATTCCGACAACGTGTCATCGATCCGCATGCTGCAGCGTTGGGGGTTTCAGTGCGAAGGGCTGCTGCGCAGCGCAGGGTTTTGGGACGGACGGCACCATGATCTGCTTTCATTCAGCCTGCTGGCCACGGAATTTGCGCCTGCCTGTACACGGCAAGCGCAAGAGCGCTCTGTCGCAGCGGCCCCCGTGATTTGCATTCCGTCTGCACAGGCCGAACGGGCCGAGGCCTGA
- a CDS encoding Maf family protein has protein sequence MPSFIYLASQSPRRRQLLEQLGVHHELLLPNADGDVAEDAEAIEVPLASEPPARYVQRVTGLKLDSAVARRARRGLTDAPILCSDTTVAWGRTIYGKPEDAADARRMLGELSGRTHRVLTAVALQHGETRSVALSVSKVTFAALTPAQIAAYVDSGEPMGKAGAYGIQGPAAQYVSHLAGSYTGIMGLPLFETAQLLRSAGMLRG, from the coding sequence ATTCCTTCCTTCATCTATCTCGCATCCCAAAGCCCGCGCCGCCGCCAACTGCTCGAGCAGTTGGGGGTTCACCATGAACTGCTGCTGCCCAATGCCGATGGCGATGTGGCCGAAGACGCAGAAGCCATCGAGGTGCCGCTGGCCAGCGAGCCGCCCGCCCGCTATGTGCAGCGCGTCACGGGGCTCAAGCTCGATTCGGCCGTCGCCCGCCGTGCCCGGCGCGGGTTGACGGATGCCCCCATCCTTTGCTCGGACACCACGGTGGCCTGGGGCCGCACGATCTACGGCAAGCCGGAGGATGCCGCCGATGCGCGCCGCATGCTGGGCGAGTTGTCGGGGCGCACGCACCGCGTGCTCACGGCGGTGGCCCTGCAGCACGGGGAAACGCGGTCGGTCGCGCTGTCGGTCTCGAAAGTGACCTTTGCCGCGCTCACGCCCGCCCAGATCGCAGCGTATGTGGACAGCGGGGAACCCATGGGCAAGGCCGGCGCGTATGGCATCCAGGGGCCCGCGGCGCAGTACGTGTCGCACCTGGCCGGCAGCTATACCGGCATCATGGGATTGCCCTTGTTCGAGACGGCGCAACTGCTGCGCTCGGCCGGCATGCTGCGCGGCTGA
- the rng gene encoding ribonuclease G, with amino-acid sequence MQQDILINWSPQETRVAVVEHGAVQELHVERTLERGLVGNVYLGKVSRVLPGMQSAFIDIGLERAAFLHVADVWHRQEGGEAPMFARKGEPPVPIEKQVFEGQSLMVQVIKDPIGTKGARLSTQISIAGRLLVFLPQDDHVGVSQKIPADERDALRGRLQALVGDKASGGGGGFILRTNGEDSTDAELAEDIAYLRKTWARIKDASLRLPPMSLLHQDLSLLQRVLRDLVGEETATIRIDSREQFSALQAFGHEFMPAAAPKLQLYKGERPIFDLYGIDEEIGRALGRRVDLKSGGYLIVDQTEALTTIDVNTGGYVGARNFDDTIFKTNLEAAQAIARQLRLRNLGGIVIADFIDMAREDHQQAVLAEFKKQLARDRVKTMAGGFSQLGLVEMTRKRTRESLAHMLCEPCEHCQGKGIVKTARSVCYDILREILREARQFNPREFRVVASPRVVELFLDEESQHLAGLSDFIGKPISLQSETAVGQEQYDIVLL; translated from the coding sequence ATGCAACAAGACATCCTGATCAACTGGTCCCCCCAAGAAACCCGCGTGGCGGTGGTCGAGCACGGCGCGGTGCAGGAACTGCACGTGGAACGCACCCTGGAACGGGGCCTGGTGGGCAACGTGTATCTGGGCAAGGTCTCGCGCGTGTTGCCGGGCATGCAGTCGGCGTTCATCGACATTGGGCTGGAGCGCGCGGCGTTCCTGCACGTGGCGGACGTGTGGCACCGGCAGGAAGGCGGCGAGGCGCCCATGTTCGCGCGCAAGGGCGAGCCGCCGGTGCCGATCGAAAAACAGGTGTTCGAAGGCCAATCCCTCATGGTGCAAGTCATCAAGGACCCCATCGGAACCAAGGGTGCGCGCCTTTCCACGCAGATCAGCATCGCGGGCCGGCTGCTGGTGTTTCTGCCCCAGGATGACCACGTGGGCGTGTCGCAGAAGATCCCCGCCGACGAGCGCGATGCCTTGCGCGGACGGCTGCAGGCACTGGTGGGCGACAAGGCGTCGGGAGGCGGTGGCGGGTTCATCCTGCGCACCAATGGGGAAGATTCCACCGACGCCGAATTGGCCGAAGACATCGCTTACCTGCGCAAGACCTGGGCGCGCATCAAGGACGCCTCGCTGCGCTTGCCGCCCATGTCGCTGCTGCACCAGGACCTGAGCCTGCTGCAGCGCGTGCTGCGCGATCTGGTGGGGGAGGAGACGGCGACCATCCGCATCGACTCGCGCGAGCAGTTTTCCGCGCTGCAGGCTTTCGGCCATGAATTCATGCCGGCCGCGGCGCCGAAGCTGCAGCTGTACAAGGGCGAGCGGCCGATTTTCGACCTGTATGGCATCGACGAGGAAATCGGTCGCGCCCTGGGCCGGCGCGTCGATCTGAAGTCGGGCGGCTACCTGATCGTGGACCAGACCGAGGCGCTGACCACCATCGATGTGAACACGGGCGGCTATGTCGGTGCGCGCAATTTCGACGACACCATTTTCAAGACCAACCTGGAGGCCGCACAGGCCATTGCGCGCCAGTTGCGGCTGCGCAATCTGGGCGGCATCGTCATTGCGGATTTCATCGACATGGCGCGCGAGGACCACCAGCAGGCCGTGCTCGCGGAGTTCAAGAAGCAGCTCGCGCGTGACCGTGTCAAAACCATGGCCGGTGGCTTTTCCCAGTTGGGACTGGTGGAAATGACGCGCAAACGCACCCGCGAATCCCTGGCCCACATGTTGTGCGAACCCTGCGAGCATTGCCAGGGCAAAGGCATCGTGAAGACCGCGCGCAGCGTGTGCTACGACATCCTTCGCGAGATTTTGCGCGAGGCACGCCAGTTCAACCCCCGCGAGTTTCGCGTCGTTGCCTCACCGCGCGTCGTGGAGCTGTTTCTCGACGAGGAGAGCCAGCACTTGGCAGGGCTGTCAGATTTCATCGGCAAGCCCATTTCATTGCAGTCGGAAACGGCGGTGGGGCAGGAGCAGTACGACATCGTGCTGCTTTGA
- a CDS encoding TetR/AcrR family transcriptional regulator, protein MAADLLVQEGPHAVTLDAVAHQAGVTKGGLQHHFRSKQALLGALCDQLFDVFDVFYAAALDSEPQAPGRHARAYLKTCFHTAQTAHERRTQRAIALLAFALPSCRERWSAKMRAALAQDGSDPDAADRLFLCRLAADGIWFDQLLDVYGTPPDRKGRLLSLLVQLTQGNAP, encoded by the coding sequence GTGGCCGCCGATCTGCTCGTGCAGGAAGGGCCGCACGCGGTCACTTTGGATGCTGTCGCGCACCAGGCCGGCGTGACCAAAGGCGGTTTGCAGCACCACTTTCGCAGCAAACAGGCACTGTTGGGCGCCCTCTGCGATCAGTTGTTCGATGTGTTCGATGTGTTCTACGCCGCCGCCCTCGACTCCGAGCCCCAGGCCCCTGGGCGGCACGCACGGGCCTATCTGAAAACCTGCTTTCACACTGCCCAGACCGCGCATGAGCGCCGAACGCAGCGCGCCATCGCTTTGCTCGCATTCGCGCTGCCTTCTTGCCGCGAACGCTGGAGCGCCAAGATGCGCGCCGCGCTCGCACAGGACGGCTCCGACCCGGACGCCGCGGACCGTTTGTTCCTATGCCGCCTGGCCGCAGACGGCATCTGGTTCGACCAGTTGCTGGATGTCTATGGGACGCCGCCGGACCGCAAGGGCCGCCTTCTTTCCCTCCTTGTCCAACTCACCCAAGGAAACGCGCCATGA
- a CDS encoding DMT family transporter yields MTLNPSYLILGLAIALEVVGTTALKASDGFTRLVPSLITGVAYAASFYALSLALKTIPVGVAYAIWSGVGIVLISVVGWVVFRQRLDLAALAGLGLIIAGVLVVNLFSSSAGH; encoded by the coding sequence ATGACCTTGAATCCCAGCTATCTCATTTTGGGACTGGCCATCGCTTTGGAGGTGGTCGGCACCACGGCGCTCAAGGCCTCTGACGGTTTCACCCGCCTGGTTCCGAGCCTGATCACCGGGGTGGCCTATGCCGCCTCGTTCTATGCGCTTTCCCTGGCCTTGAAGACGATACCGGTGGGCGTGGCCTATGCCATCTGGTCGGGTGTTGGCATCGTGCTCATTTCGGTGGTGGGGTGGGTGGTGTTTCGACAGCGGCTCGATCTGGCCGCCCTCGCCGGCCTGGGGTTGATCATCGCGGGGGTGCTGGTGGTCAACCTCTTCTCCAGCAGCGCGGGGCATTGA
- a CDS encoding pentapeptide repeat-containing protein yields MIFIDQFFSRAALAEVLASPNGPLAFEHCRFDGEDLSGLVLGGARFLDCTFAATRLQKTMLADSRWLDCKAGLADFSLADLSGARLCSSDLNNTRWNGAKLSGVLFTETKLTGARFNEATTLGLEFHQCRLVGADLRGLSFRKRSLEQLDLSEADVAGCDFRDAVFEGGSLRDANLKHARFDGADLRSVDLGGLTVTTVAQSFKGAMLSMDQAAALIGGLGVRVG; encoded by the coding sequence GTGATTTTCATCGACCAGTTTTTTTCGCGCGCTGCGCTCGCCGAGGTGCTTGCAAGCCCAAACGGACCACTGGCCTTCGAGCATTGCCGTTTCGACGGCGAAGACCTCTCCGGCTTGGTCCTTGGGGGCGCGCGGTTCCTGGACTGCACCTTCGCAGCGACCCGCTTGCAGAAAACGATGCTGGCAGATTCGCGCTGGCTCGATTGCAAGGCCGGGCTGGCGGATTTCAGTCTGGCCGATCTTTCCGGCGCCCGCCTGTGCAGCAGCGATCTGAACAACACGCGGTGGAATGGCGCCAAGCTGTCGGGCGTGCTGTTCACCGAGACCAAGCTGACCGGCGCTCGTTTCAACGAAGCGACCACGCTGGGACTGGAGTTCCACCAGTGCCGCCTGGTGGGCGCGGACTTGCGGGGCCTCTCTTTTCGCAAGCGCAGCCTGGAGCAACTGGACCTGTCCGAAGCAGACGTGGCCGGATGTGATTTCCGCGACGCGGTCTTCGAAGGCGGCAGCCTGCGGGACGCCAATTTGAAGCATGCCCGCTTCGATGGTGCAGATCTGCGCTCGGTGGACTTGGGCGGTCTGACAGTGACCACCGTTGCCCAATCGTTCAAGGGTGCGATGCTATCGATGGACCAAGCCGCCGCGCTCATCGGCGGCCTGGGCGTCCGCGTGGGCTGA
- a CDS encoding pyridoxal phosphate-dependent aminotransferase encodes MTFTDIAPRTPAFPSKLPQVGTTIFTVMSALAAEHGAVNLGQGFPDFHCDPALIDAVDRAMRAGHNQYPPMAGVPALREAVATKIEALHARQYCANTEITITAGATQAILTAILATVHAGDEVIVLDPCYDSYAPNVDLAGGTVVRVPLTAGSFRPDFGKIAAAMTPRTRALIINTPHNPSATIWTAEDMRTLEELLAPTDVLLISDEVYEHMVFDGVQHESAARFPGLAARAFIVSSFGKTFHVTGWKVGTVAAPAALTAEFRKVHQFNVFTVNTPMQHGLAAYLQDPAPYLQLPAFYQAKRDLFRQGLEGSRLRLLPSTGSYFQCVDISAVSDLNESDFCQWLTREVGVAAIPLSAFYGDGFDQRVVRFCFAKQDDTLREALQRLRKL; translated from the coding sequence ATGACCTTCACCGACATCGCTCCGCGCACACCCGCCTTCCCCAGCAAACTACCCCAGGTGGGCACCACCATCTTCACGGTGATGTCGGCGCTGGCAGCCGAGCATGGCGCCGTGAACCTGGGCCAGGGCTTTCCGGACTTCCACTGCGACCCCGCGCTGATCGATGCCGTGGATCGCGCCATGCGCGCCGGGCACAACCAGTATCCCCCTATGGCAGGCGTTCCTGCGCTGCGCGAAGCCGTTGCTACAAAAATTGAAGCACTTCACGCTCGTCAGTATTGCGCCAACACCGAAATCACCATCACAGCGGGTGCCACTCAGGCGATCCTGACCGCCATCCTGGCCACGGTGCATGCGGGCGACGAAGTGATCGTGCTCGACCCGTGCTACGACAGCTATGCGCCCAACGTGGATCTGGCGGGTGGCACGGTGGTGCGGGTGCCGCTCACGGCGGGCAGCTTCCGGCCCGACTTCGGCAAGATCGCCGCGGCCATGACGCCGCGCACGCGCGCGCTCATCATCAACACGCCGCACAACCCCAGCGCCACCATCTGGACCGCCGAGGACATGCGCACGCTGGAGGAACTGCTCGCGCCCACCGATGTGCTGCTCATCAGCGACGAGGTGTACGAGCACATGGTGTTCGACGGCGTGCAGCACGAAAGCGCGGCGCGCTTTCCGGGCCTGGCGGCGCGTGCGTTCATCGTGTCGAGTTTCGGCAAAACCTTTCACGTCACTGGCTGGAAGGTCGGCACCGTGGCCGCACCGGCTGCCCTGACGGCCGAATTCCGCAAAGTACACCAGTTCAATGTGTTCACCGTGAACACCCCCATGCAGCATGGGCTGGCAGCCTATCTGCAGGACCCGGCGCCCTACCTGCAACTGCCCGCGTTCTACCAGGCCAAGCGCGACCTGTTCCGCCAGGGACTGGAGGGATCGCGCCTGCGGTTGCTGCCCAGCACGGGGAGCTACTTCCAGTGCGTGGACATTTCGGCGGTCAGCGACCTGAACGAGTCCGACTTCTGCCAGTGGCTCACCCGCGAGGTGGGCGTGGCGGCCATCCCCCTGTCGGCGTTCTACGGCGACGGGTTCGACCAGCGCGTGGTCCGGTTTTGCTTTGCCAAGCAAGACGACACGCTGCGTGAGGCGCTGCAGCGGCTTCGCAAGCTCTGA
- a CDS encoding CysB family HTH-type transcriptional regulator: protein MNLHQFRFVQEAARRNLNLTEAAKALHTSQPGVSKAIIELEEELGVDIFARHGKRLKRITEPGQHVLKSIELIMREVGNLKRIGEQFSAQDSGTLSIATTHTQARYVLPLPVAKLREAYPKVNISLHQATPHEVARMVIDEVAEIGMATESLADYPDLVTLPCYEWQHVLVMPTAHPLAQKERLGLDDIAHEALITYHPSFTGRGKIDQAFAARKLQPRIVLEAIDSDVIKTYVRLGLGIGIVAEMAMRDDPMGDLVVRPVGHLFGQSVARVAFKRGAYLRNFVYKFAELLSDRLNRELIARAMTGHVNDYEL from the coding sequence ATGAATCTGCACCAATTCCGCTTCGTTCAGGAAGCCGCGCGCCGCAATCTCAACCTGACCGAAGCCGCGAAGGCGCTGCACACGTCGCAGCCTGGCGTGTCCAAGGCCATCATCGAATTGGAAGAAGAATTGGGCGTGGACATCTTCGCGCGCCACGGCAAGCGGCTCAAGCGCATCACCGAACCTGGCCAGCATGTGCTCAAGAGCATCGAGCTGATCATGCGCGAGGTCGGCAACCTCAAGCGCATCGGCGAGCAGTTCAGCGCTCAGGACAGCGGCACCCTGAGCATCGCCACCACCCATACGCAGGCGCGCTACGTGCTGCCGTTGCCCGTGGCCAAGCTGCGCGAGGCCTACCCCAAGGTCAACATCAGCCTGCACCAGGCCACACCGCACGAAGTCGCGCGCATGGTGATCGACGAAGTGGCCGAGATCGGCATGGCCACGGAGTCGCTGGCCGACTACCCCGATCTCGTCACCCTGCCCTGCTATGAATGGCAGCACGTGCTGGTGATGCCCACCGCCCACCCGCTCGCGCAAAAGGAACGCCTGGGCCTGGACGACATCGCGCACGAAGCACTCATCACCTACCACCCTTCGTTCACCGGCCGGGGCAAGATCGACCAGGCATTCGCCGCCCGCAAGCTGCAGCCGCGCATCGTGCTGGAGGCCATCGATTCCGACGTGATCAAGACCTACGTGCGCCTGGGCCTGGGCATCGGCATCGTGGCCGAGATGGCGATGCGCGACGATCCGATGGGCGACTTGGTGGTGCGCCCGGTGGGGCACCTCTTCGGCCAGAGCGTTGCGCGCGTGGCGTTCAAGCGGGGCGCCTACCTGCGCAACTTCGTCTACAAGTTCGCCGAACTGCTGAGCGACCGCCTGAACCGGGAACTCATCGCCCGGGCCATGACCGGCCACGTGAACGATTACGAACTCTGA
- a CDS encoding sirohydrochlorin chelatase codes for MEAVQAHMQRHRPELLVRCAYLELTTPDLADAVQSLVGEGARHVTVVPMFLGTGKHAREDLPLLVQALRAAHPEVRFEVQGAIGEDPRMTALMAEIAGSD; via the coding sequence ATGGAGGCGGTCCAGGCCCATATGCAACGCCACCGCCCCGAGTTGCTGGTGCGCTGCGCCTATCTCGAATTGACCACGCCTGACCTCGCCGACGCGGTGCAGTCGCTGGTCGGCGAAGGCGCCCGGCATGTGACTGTGGTGCCGATGTTCCTGGGCACCGGCAAGCACGCTCGCGAGGACCTTCCGCTGTTGGTGCAGGCGTTGCGCGCCGCCCACCCCGAAGTGCGGTTCGAGGTCCAGGGAGCGATCGGCGAAGACCCGCGCATGACCGCATTGATGGCGGAGATCGCTGGCTCGGACTGA
- the lptG gene encoding LPS export ABC transporter permease LptG, with the protein MKTIRRLIYREALSAVAFVTLGFLALFFFFDMVDELRWVGRTGPDGYQLSHAMLFVTLSIPSHLYELLPITVLIGTIFVMARLAQSSEFTIMRTSGLGPWRALRTLLALGLGFVMLTFAVGDYLAPVTDRAAQLVKARHLGQLTTGATGAWLKERQGTHSMAVNVRALSPDGGMLNIRVFEFDADGRVASTLQAASGTVGSDHWELKQVKRSVFHRSGEAEARVERLQEPDLRWPTRISADMVSASLLKPDRMATIDLFQYIRHLEANGQSAQRYEIEFWRKVFYPLSCLVMVVLSLPFAYLHFRSGGIAGYVFGGVMAGISFFLLNNVFGYAGNLQNWSPWLTAAAPGLIYSVLSLAAFGWLVLRR; encoded by the coding sequence ATGAAAACCATCCGCCGCCTGATCTACCGCGAGGCCCTGTCGGCCGTGGCTTTCGTCACGCTCGGCTTCCTCGCGCTGTTCTTCTTCTTCGACATGGTCGATGAGCTCCGCTGGGTGGGCCGCACGGGGCCGGACGGCTACCAGCTGTCCCATGCGATGCTGTTCGTCACGCTCAGCATTCCCAGCCACCTTTATGAACTGCTGCCGATCACGGTGCTGATCGGCACGATCTTCGTGATGGCGCGGCTGGCGCAAAGCTCGGAGTTCACCATCATGCGCACCAGCGGCCTGGGGCCCTGGCGAGCGCTGCGCACGCTGCTGGCGCTGGGCCTGGGCTTCGTGATGCTGACCTTCGCCGTGGGCGACTACCTCGCCCCGGTGACCGACCGCGCCGCGCAACTGGTCAAGGCACGGCATCTGGGACAGCTGACCACTGGTGCGACGGGCGCATGGCTCAAGGAACGACAGGGCACCCATTCGATGGCGGTGAACGTGCGCGCCCTCAGCCCCGATGGCGGCATGCTCAACATCCGCGTGTTCGAGTTCGATGCCGACGGCCGGGTGGCATCCACCCTGCAGGCTGCCAGCGGCACGGTCGGCAGCGACCACTGGGAGTTGAAGCAGGTCAAGCGCAGCGTGTTCCATCGCAGCGGCGAGGCCGAAGCGCGCGTGGAGCGACTGCAAGAGCCCGACCTGCGTTGGCCCACGCGCATCAGCGCCGACATGGTGTCCGCCTCGCTTCTCAAGCCCGATCGCATGGCGACCATCGACCTGTTCCAGTACATCCGCCATCTGGAGGCCAACGGCCAGTCGGCGCAGCGCTATGAGATCGAGTTCTGGCGCAAGGTGTTCTACCCGCTCAGCTGCCTCGTGATGGTGGTGCTCTCGCTGCCCTTCGCCTACCTGCACTTCCGCTCGGGCGGCATCGCAGGCTACGTGTTCGGCGGGGTGATGGCAGGCATCAGCTTCTTCCTGCTGAACAATGTGTTCGGCTATGCGGGCAATCTGCAGAACTGGTCGCCCTGGCTCACGGCGGCGGCGCCAGGATTGATCTATTCGGTGCTTTCATTGGCGGCCTTCGGCTGGCTGGTGCTGCGCCGTTGA
- the lptF gene encoding LPS export ABC transporter permease LptF: MLFDSSIRKELARSFGATLVVLVTVVMTMMLIRTLGQASRGSVNPSDVMLVMGFTVLGQLPTILSLSLFVAVVGTLSRMYRDSEMVIWFASGRGLINLLTPLLRFAWPVMLVIATLALVIWPWANQQIQALKVQYEQRGDVDRIAPGEFQESANGSRVFFIDRESPDNEQASNVFIASTERGRETVTSARSARLETRNGERMVLLSDGQRLETTVDKPGLKVSEFIEYGTRIGSAPPGAQDEQAVKTLSTPALLASAEPAFRAELGWRFGLAVAALNFVVMGLALASVNPRAGRSSSLVLALFAFVVYYNLMTLGQSWISSGRLGVVPFMLLLHGGTLALGLALLTARHHRWSPSMLWRRGGRA; the protein is encoded by the coding sequence ATGTTATTCGATTCATCCATTCGCAAGGAGCTGGCGCGCAGCTTCGGCGCGACCCTGGTGGTGCTGGTCACCGTGGTCATGACCATGATGCTGATCCGCACGCTCGGCCAGGCCTCGCGCGGCAGCGTCAATCCCTCCGACGTGATGCTCGTCATGGGCTTCACCGTTCTCGGGCAGTTGCCCACCATCCTGAGCCTGAGCCTGTTCGTGGCCGTGGTCGGCACGCTCTCGCGCATGTACCGCGACAGCGAGATGGTGATCTGGTTCGCCAGCGGCCGCGGGCTCATCAACCTGCTCACCCCGCTGCTGCGCTTTGCCTGGCCCGTGATGCTGGTCATCGCCACGCTGGCCCTGGTGATCTGGCCCTGGGCCAACCAGCAGATCCAGGCGCTCAAGGTGCAATACGAGCAGCGTGGGGACGTGGACCGGATCGCGCCCGGTGAATTCCAGGAGTCCGCCAACGGCAGCCGCGTCTTCTTCATCGACCGCGAAAGCCCGGACAACGAACAAGCCAGCAATGTGTTCATCGCCTCCACCGAGCGCGGCCGCGAGACCGTGACCTCCGCCCGCAGCGCCCGGCTGGAGACGCGCAACGGCGAGCGCATGGTGCTGCTGAGCGACGGCCAACGCCTGGAGACCACCGTGGACAAGCCCGGGCTCAAGGTGAGCGAGTTCATCGAATACGGCACGCGCATCGGCTCGGCGCCGCCCGGCGCGCAGGATGAGCAAGCGGTCAAGACGCTTTCCACCCCCGCGCTGCTCGCCTCGGCCGAACCCGCGTTCCGCGCGGAACTGGGCTGGCGCTTCGGGCTGGCGGTCGCCGCGCTCAACTTCGTGGTGATGGGCCTGGCGCTGGCCAGCGTCAACCCCCGCGCGGGACGCAGCAGCAGCCTCGTGCTGGCGCTATTTGCCTTCGTCGTCTACTACAACCTCATGACCCTGGGACAAAGCTGGATCAGTTCCGGACGGCTCGGCGTGGTGCCGTTCATGCTGCTGCTGCATGGCGGCACGCTGGCCCTGGGCCTGGCCCTGCTGACAGCTCGCCACCATCGCTGGTCGCCCAGCATGCTGTGGCGCCGCGGAGGCCGCGCATGA